GAAATGAAGACATTCGAAAAATAAACATTCACGAAAGAATTCTTTTACTTTGCCATTTCAGCATGAGAACCACTAAGATAGCAAAAAGTTGTGAGTTAAATTTAATACCATCATACTAATTGAACGGAAGCGGAATAAGTGGTATTAAAAACCGACTTTAAAATGTTTCACGTGAAACACTTTAATGGATCATGAACAAAACCTTAAGGAGTGTTGAGGGGTTGTCAAAACAAGCTTTTGTTGTTTCCATAGCAAACCAGAAAGGTGGAGTCGGAAAAACTACCACAGCCGTGAATCTATCAGTAGGGGTAGCAAAGCTCGGGTATCGAGTCCTCTTAATTGACGCTGATCCCCAAGCTAACGCTTCAAGCGGTTTTGGGCTTAGAATAAACAGCAAAGATCCTTCCTTTGCCGATTTTTTTACGGGTGAAATAAGTAACCTGCCCATCATGCGCCCCTTTGTAAACATCGATCTCTGGGTTAGCCCTTCTCATAGAAAACTTGCTTCTGTCGAATGGACATCTGGAAAATCCTCATTCCAAAATGAAAAATTTTTATCCCAAGCAATTCAAGAAATTCGTAAAGATTTCGACATAATCTTTTTCGACTGCCCACCATCACTTGGATTGATTACCGTAAACTGTATAGTCGGAAGTGATGCCGTGCTAATCCCACTCCAGTGTGAATACTACGCTCTTGAAGGCTTATCATTCCTGTTAGATACAATTCGCAGAATTAAAACCCGCTGGAACCCCTTTCTGCGCATAAACGGTATTGTCTTTACTATGTTCGATCGCCGAAATAACCTGTCTCATCAAGTTGTTCAGGAAATTCAATCAGCATCCCCATTCTACGTTTACAAAACCACAATTCCAAGAAACGTCCGCCTTGGAGAAGCTCCAAGCCACGGTTTGCCAGCCGTAATTTATGATCCTCATTGCCCGGGATCTAAAGCATATCTAGAACTTTCCAAAGAATTCACAAAACGTCTAGGAGCATAGCCGTGGAAAAGAAAAAAGGGTTAGGAAAATCCTTCAAAGATGTCCTTTCTTCACCCGCAGATTGGATGTTTCGAGAAGATTTTCAAGTTTTCTTCTGCCCAGTGGAAAACCTTGAACCGAATCCTCATCAGCCCAGATCTGTTATAGAAGATCAGGATCTTGAAGAACTAGCAGCATCCATAGCCGAAAAAGGCGTGCTCCAGCCTTTAATTGTAACTCGCTC
This sequence is a window from Thermodesulforhabdaceae bacterium. Protein-coding genes within it:
- a CDS encoding ParA family protein, translated to MSKQAFVVSIANQKGGVGKTTTAVNLSVGVAKLGYRVLLIDADPQANASSGFGLRINSKDPSFADFFTGEISNLPIMRPFVNIDLWVSPSHRKLASVEWTSGKSSFQNEKFLSQAIQEIRKDFDIIFFDCPPSLGLITVNCIVGSDAVLIPLQCEYYALEGLSFLLDTIRRIKTRWNPFLRINGIVFTMFDRRNNLSHQVVQEIQSASPFYVYKTTIPRNVRLGEAPSHGLPAVIYDPHCPGSKAYLELSKEFTKRLGA